Proteins from a genomic interval of Corynebacterium freiburgense:
- a CDS encoding AMP-binding protein: MNIPDCSLPELIFERTLPQRIAIRDPRRDVRYSELASEVRHIAAALKARGIKPGDVVALHLPNSADYATAFHGALSCGAVVTPIATYATEADIATQCQFTKAQLIINPSDMPELREFPEVWAGEYPDGQQLACLPMSSGTTGLPKAVKLTHRNLVANTLQFSQVVPLRGDETCLAVLPLTHIYGLTALMNTPLFLGSQIVVDSFQADRFIETHETHKINVTFIAPPLARLLATHPKVESTDFSSLRTIVSGAAALNPHIGKIVEQRVGAKIYQGYGMSEASPVTHIAQSTKTPLDSIGSPLPDTEARIVDTKTLEDTELEGELWVRGPQIMQGYLHNYQATAATITADGWLRTGDLAIRNDNEFYIVDRIKDLILSHGFQVSPAKLEKILMNCPEVEDCAVVRGYAPNGEEWPTAVIVGTATQDEVMEFINKRVNRYERIREVRYVSEIPRSAAGKTLRKDLVLDRRPN, from the coding sequence ATGAATATTCCAGATTGTTCACTTCCCGAACTGATTTTTGAGCGGACACTCCCCCAGAGAATCGCCATACGCGATCCACGAAGAGATGTTCGATATTCCGAACTGGCATCCGAGGTTCGGCACATTGCTGCTGCACTTAAGGCTCGTGGCATAAAGCCAGGCGATGTGGTGGCATTACATCTACCCAATAGCGCCGATTACGCCACAGCCTTTCATGGAGCGCTAAGCTGTGGGGCCGTCGTCACGCCAATTGCCACGTATGCAACCGAAGCCGATATTGCAACCCAATGCCAATTCACAAAAGCACAGCTGATAATCAACCCAAGCGATATGCCTGAACTGCGTGAATTCCCCGAAGTCTGGGCTGGGGAGTACCCTGATGGGCAACAATTGGCGTGCCTGCCTATGAGCTCAGGAACCACCGGATTGCCCAAAGCTGTGAAACTCACCCACCGAAACCTGGTGGCCAACACCTTGCAGTTTTCCCAGGTAGTGCCACTTAGAGGAGATGAAACCTGCCTGGCGGTCCTACCGCTAACACATATATACGGGCTGACCGCACTAATGAATACTCCCCTATTCCTTGGGAGCCAGATTGTAGTTGACTCGTTTCAGGCTGATCGGTTTATAGAAACCCATGAAACTCACAAAATAAATGTCACTTTTATTGCACCGCCACTGGCGAGGCTGCTTGCCACGCACCCCAAAGTTGAATCGACGGATTTTTCTAGTCTTCGCACAATTGTTTCCGGCGCCGCGGCCCTTAATCCGCACATTGGAAAAATCGTAGAACAAAGAGTCGGTGCGAAAATCTACCAAGGGTACGGCATGAGCGAAGCCTCACCAGTGACTCACATCGCACAAAGTACAAAAACACCGCTCGATTCCATCGGCTCACCTCTCCCGGACACTGAAGCGCGGATCGTTGATACCAAAACCCTGGAAGATACTGAGTTAGAAGGTGAACTTTGGGTTCGCGGGCCACAAATTATGCAGGGGTACCTTCACAATTATCAGGCAACTGCGGCTACCATCACTGCCGATGGCTGGCTTCGTACAGGGGATTTAGCAATCCGAAACGATAATGAATTTTATATTGTTGATCGGATAAAAGATCTTATTCTCTCCCACGGATTTCAAGTTTCCCCAGCAAAACTGGAGAAAATACTTATGAACTGTCCAGAGGTGGAAGATTGCGCAGTAGTCCGCGGCTATGCACCAAATGGAGAAGAATGGCCAACCGCAGTAATTGTTGGCACCGCTACACAAGATGAGGTAATGGAGTTCATCAATAAACGGGTAAATAGGTATGAACGCATCCGAGAAGTGCGCTATGTATCGGAAATTCCACGCTCAGCTGCGGGTAAAACACTACGCAAAGACCTTGTACTTGATCGGCGCCCTAATTAA
- a CDS encoding YwiC-like family protein — translation MKKKNGWVPDQHGAWVMVLVPIIVGVILRPSWIQVPLFIAWMSGYFAFFALSLFLKVRSPRRRRYVPALGAYGGVSACFSLAIVLLQPSLLWFAFVFGPLVAVAVWEAYRRRPRSLLSGISTVLASCAMLPVAFFAAGGNPRDVWVPTLIMAMYFCGTIPYVKTLIRKKGDAHWLFGSVAYHILCVIAMAILFAIKLSPWWGIVIFALFAFRAWWVPHSAGSRRAWSPRDIGIGEMFSTAALLAIVFAVSVA, via the coding sequence ATGAAAAAGAAGAATGGCTGGGTGCCGGATCAGCACGGCGCTTGGGTCATGGTACTCGTTCCGATTATTGTAGGGGTGATTCTGCGGCCTTCGTGGATTCAAGTCCCACTGTTTATCGCATGGATGAGTGGATACTTTGCATTTTTCGCACTGTCGCTATTTTTGAAAGTCCGCAGCCCGCGGCGGCGTCGATACGTTCCTGCATTAGGTGCCTATGGTGGGGTATCTGCTTGCTTTAGCCTTGCAATTGTATTGTTGCAACCCTCCCTCCTTTGGTTCGCATTTGTTTTTGGTCCGCTGGTTGCGGTTGCTGTGTGGGAAGCGTATCGACGCCGTCCCCGCTCGCTTCTTTCTGGCATCTCCACCGTCCTGGCTAGTTGCGCGATGCTTCCTGTGGCGTTCTTTGCTGCGGGTGGTAATCCTCGTGATGTATGGGTGCCCACTTTGATTATGGCCATGTATTTCTGCGGGACAATTCCATATGTAAAGACTCTCATTCGTAAAAAAGGGGATGCCCATTGGCTTTTTGGGTCTGTGGCGTATCACATTCTTTGTGTTATAGCTATGGCTATTCTTTTTGCTATAAAACTTTCCCCGTGGTGGGGGATTGTGATTTTTGCGTTATTTGCTTTCCGTGCCTGGTGGGTGCCGCATTCTGCAGGTTCTAGGCGTGCCTGGTCACCTCGGGATATAGGCATTGGTGAGATGTTTTCAACCGCTGCTTTACTCGCTATTGTTTTTGCAGTAAGTGTTGCTTAA
- a CDS encoding peptidyl-tRNA hydrolase, with product MSHSSLNDAHRRLQACLSPRPGFEKEDDPSTIWAMPIVLNIPKHDPPTRQVLLEDAARAVLACCLLPNDDFRSSLNTWYGARIRKITRRARNSHWQRVQSVPGVTVGYARACVPSAVVDTHPVVQKLQISGTDIAALGVQRPTERPCVLLNAGLGMTVGKAAAQAGHAAMLLAAHMSESQMSGWCDQGFPLQVCEVNSVEFQIHTKSPEAVLVCDAGFTEVTPGTVTAIALC from the coding sequence GTGTCCCACTCCAGTCTTAACGACGCCCACCGCAGGCTTCAGGCATGCCTGTCCCCACGACCTGGCTTCGAAAAAGAGGATGATCCTTCGACTATTTGGGCGATGCCAATTGTGCTTAATATTCCCAAGCATGATCCACCAACTCGACAAGTGCTTTTGGAGGATGCGGCCCGCGCAGTGTTGGCATGTTGTCTCCTTCCCAATGATGATTTTCGATCGTCCCTGAATACTTGGTACGGAGCTCGGATTCGGAAAATTACGCGCCGGGCACGAAATAGCCATTGGCAAAGGGTGCAAAGTGTGCCAGGTGTTACGGTCGGTTACGCCCGTGCCTGCGTGCCCAGCGCGGTCGTCGATACGCATCCTGTGGTGCAGAAATTGCAGATCAGCGGTACTGATATTGCCGCATTGGGTGTGCAAAGACCCACGGAACGCCCATGTGTGCTGCTTAATGCTGGGCTAGGTATGACGGTGGGAAAGGCTGCTGCGCAAGCGGGGCATGCAGCTATGCTTTTAGCCGCACATATGAGCGAGTCCCAGATGAGTGGTTGGTGCGATCAAGGATTTCCTTTGCAGGTGTGCGAGGTTAACTCAGTCGAATTTCAGATTCACACAAAAAGTCCGGAAGCGGTACTGGTGTGCGACGCTGGTTTTACAGAAGTGACGCCAGGAACTGTGACCGCTATCGCTTTATGCTGA
- the serB gene encoding phosphoserine phosphatase SerB has translation MLEFESAAPQDITVNLSQGFVPAVITVVGADRPGVSAAFFRVLSSYAVQLLDVEQSQFRGRLNLAALVGLKEDKAEVLREGLTDTLHAYGQRVTLEVVQNLRSTRPLSTHAVVVLGDPVTAAHVSRIGQTLADYGANIDTIRGIADYPVTGLELKVTVADPKPGGGMSLRKALALLTQEIGVDIAIERAGLVRRSKRLICFDCDSTLITGEVIEMLAAHAGKEAEVAEVTERAMRGELDFEESLRERVATLKGLDASVINEVAAQIELTPGARTTIRTLKRMGYKTAVVSGGFIQVLEGLAKELELDYTRANTLEIEDGKLTGRVIGKVVDRAAKADFLREFAADSGLLMHQTVAVGDGANDIDMLSAAGLGIAFNAKPALREVADASVNYPFLDEVLYILGISREEIDEADLEDGSFRRVPLQS, from the coding sequence GTGCTTGAATTTGAATCTGCTGCTCCGCAAGACATTACTGTGAATCTTTCCCAAGGGTTTGTTCCGGCTGTGATTACGGTTGTTGGTGCCGACCGTCCAGGTGTTTCTGCGGCGTTTTTCCGGGTACTGAGTTCGTATGCCGTGCAATTGCTTGATGTTGAGCAATCGCAGTTTCGTGGTCGATTGAATCTGGCTGCGCTTGTTGGTTTAAAAGAAGATAAAGCCGAAGTTTTACGGGAAGGGTTGACTGATACGCTTCATGCCTATGGGCAGCGTGTAACGCTTGAGGTGGTCCAGAATTTACGCTCCACTCGCCCATTATCGACGCACGCGGTAGTTGTGTTGGGTGATCCGGTGACGGCTGCTCACGTGTCCCGTATTGGTCAGACACTGGCAGATTACGGTGCGAACATTGATACGATTCGGGGGATTGCGGATTATCCGGTGACCGGACTGGAATTAAAAGTTACGGTGGCTGACCCAAAGCCTGGCGGGGGGATGAGTCTTCGTAAAGCTCTTGCACTTTTAACGCAAGAGATTGGCGTCGATATTGCAATCGAACGTGCTGGACTAGTTCGTAGATCGAAGCGGTTAATTTGTTTTGATTGTGATTCCACCTTGATTACCGGTGAAGTGATTGAGATGCTGGCGGCGCACGCCGGTAAAGAGGCCGAGGTTGCTGAGGTGACTGAGCGCGCTATGCGCGGTGAGTTGGATTTTGAGGAGTCTTTGCGGGAGCGTGTAGCCACACTCAAGGGTTTGGATGCTTCGGTTATTAATGAGGTTGCCGCACAAATAGAGCTAACTCCTGGTGCCCGGACAACCATCCGAACATTAAAGCGTATGGGTTATAAAACGGCCGTGGTGTCGGGTGGGTTTATTCAGGTGTTGGAAGGGTTAGCTAAGGAGCTCGAGCTGGATTACACCCGTGCCAATACCTTGGAGATTGAAGACGGCAAGCTTACCGGCCGGGTGATTGGGAAGGTCGTTGACCGTGCTGCAAAGGCTGATTTTTTGCGGGAATTTGCAGCGGATTCTGGTTTACTTATGCACCAGACGGTGGCTGTGGGTGATGGCGCGAATGATATAGACATGCTTTCGGCAGCCGGGTTGGGTATTGCCTTTAATGCAAAGCCTGCGTTACGGGAGGTTGCAGATGCTTCGGTGAATTACCCATTCCTTGACGAGGTCCTATACATCCTGGGTATTTCCCGCGAAGAAATTGATGAAGCTGACCTCGAAGATGGTAGTTTCCGGCGTGTCCCACTCCAGTCTTAA
- the ctaD gene encoding aa3-type cytochrome oxidase subunit I — protein MTAVAPKVGHEAVPVRPAPTGNARKGSLAWKMLTTTDHKTLGIMYIIMSFVFFFLGGFMALLIRAELFTPGLQIFSNEQFNQLFTMHGTVMLLLYGTPVVWGFANYVMPLQIGAPDVAFPRLNALGFWLTTVGGILMLSGFLTPGGAADFGWTMYSPLSDSIHSPGVGSDMWILGVGVGGIGTIVSAINMTTTILCLRAPGMTMFRLPIFTWNIFVTSLLALLIFPMLTAAALGVLYDRKLGGHIYDPANGGAILWQHLFWFFGHPEVYVLALPFFGIVSEVIPVFSRKPMFGYAGLVFATLSIAALSMAVWAHHMFVTGAILLPFFSFMTFLISVPTGVKFFNWVGTMWKGHITWETPMIFAFGFLVSFLFGGLTGIMLASPPLDFHVSDTYFVVAHFHYTLFGTIVFASYAGVYFWFPKMTGRMLDERLGKIHFWLTFIGFHGTFLVQHWLGNMGMPRRYADYLDTDGFTFLNQISTVSSFVLGLSVIPFIWNVFKSWRYGEVVTVDDPWGYGNSLEWATSCPPPRHNFVSLPRIRSERPAFELHYPHMVERMRAEAHTGRH, from the coding sequence ATGACCGCTGTAGCGCCTAAGGTCGGCCATGAGGCCGTACCGGTAAGGCCTGCGCCAACTGGTAATGCCCGAAAAGGCAGCCTAGCTTGGAAAATGCTCACTACCACCGACCATAAAACGCTGGGCATCATGTACATCATTATGTCCTTTGTGTTCTTCTTCCTCGGTGGCTTTATGGCGTTGCTGATCCGCGCAGAGCTCTTTACCCCTGGATTGCAGATTTTCTCGAACGAACAATTCAACCAGCTATTTACCATGCACGGCACGGTAATGCTGCTTCTTTATGGAACCCCGGTTGTTTGGGGTTTTGCTAACTACGTTATGCCGCTCCAGATTGGTGCTCCTGACGTTGCTTTCCCACGTTTGAATGCGCTTGGTTTCTGGTTGACCACTGTTGGCGGCATCCTAATGCTTTCAGGCTTCCTTACTCCAGGTGGTGCGGCAGACTTCGGTTGGACGATGTATTCGCCGCTGTCTGACTCTATTCACTCACCAGGTGTTGGTTCGGATATGTGGATTCTCGGTGTTGGTGTCGGTGGTATCGGTACCATTGTGTCTGCTATCAATATGACCACCACAATTTTGTGTCTTCGTGCACCGGGCATGACCATGTTCCGGCTCCCGATCTTTACCTGGAATATTTTTGTTACCTCGCTGCTTGCATTGCTTATCTTCCCGATGCTCACTGCAGCAGCCCTTGGTGTTCTTTATGACCGTAAACTTGGTGGACATATCTATGATCCTGCAAACGGTGGCGCGATCCTTTGGCAGCACTTGTTCTGGTTCTTCGGTCACCCCGAGGTTTACGTTCTAGCTTTGCCATTCTTTGGCATTGTTTCTGAGGTCATTCCAGTATTCTCCCGTAAGCCAATGTTCGGCTACGCTGGCCTGGTTTTCGCTACCCTTTCTATCGCTGCACTTTCCATGGCTGTGTGGGCTCACCATATGTTCGTTACTGGTGCAATCTTGTTGCCGTTCTTCTCATTTATGACCTTCTTGATTTCGGTTCCTACCGGTGTGAAGTTCTTTAACTGGGTTGGCACCATGTGGAAAGGCCATATCACTTGGGAAACCCCAATGATTTTCGCCTTTGGCTTCTTGGTTTCCTTCTTGTTTGGTGGTTTGACCGGTATTATGCTGGCCTCCCCGCCGCTGGACTTCCACGTTTCTGATACCTACTTTGTGGTTGCACACTTCCACTACACCTTGTTCGGTACGATCGTGTTCGCTTCCTATGCTGGCGTTTACTTCTGGTTCCCGAAGATGACCGGGCGCATGCTTGATGAGCGTCTTGGCAAGATTCACTTCTGGCTGACGTTTATCGGCTTCCATGGTACGTTCTTGGTCCAGCACTGGCTCGGCAATATGGGTATGCCTCGTCGTTACGCTGATTACTTGGATACAGACGGTTTTACCTTCCTGAACCAGATTTCGACCGTTTCGTCCTTCGTCCTCGGCTTGTCTGTCATTCCGTTTATCTGGAATGTATTCAAGTCTTGGCGTTATGGTGAGGTCGTAACTGTGGATGATCCATGGGGTTACGGTAACTCCCTGGAGTGGGCTACCTCTTGCCCGCCGCCGCGTCACAACTTCGTTTCGCTTCCTCGTATCCGGTCCGAGCGTCCTGCATTTGAGTTGCACTATCCTCATATGGTGGAGCGTATGCGTGCGGAAGCCCATACCGGCCGTCACTAA
- the nrdF gene encoding class 1b ribonucleoside-diphosphate reductase subunit beta, whose translation MAKHCPPSSPAHRERHPEARECPIAAINWNTIPDEKDLEVWDRLTGNFWLPEKVPLSNDIKSWETLNDVEQQATMRVFTGLTMLDTIQGTVGAVSLIPDALTPHEEAVLTNIAFMESVHAKSYSSIFMTLASTPEINDAFRWSEENENLQKKAEIILSYYEGEDGLKRKVASTLLESFLFYSGFYLPMYWSSHAKLTNTADVIRLIIRDEAVHGYYIGYKYQKGLELVSEAKREEMKEYTFDLLYDLYENETQYTEDLYDELGWTEDVKRFLRYNANKALNNLGYEGLFPADECKVSPAILSALSPNSGENHDFFSGAGSSYVIGKTEPTHDDDWDF comes from the coding sequence ATGGCAAAGCACTGCCCGCCTAGTTCGCCAGCGCACCGTGAACGTCACCCAGAAGCGCGCGAATGTCCAATCGCCGCCATTAACTGGAACACAATTCCGGACGAGAAAGACTTAGAGGTCTGGGATCGGCTTACCGGGAATTTTTGGCTCCCGGAAAAAGTGCCGCTGAGCAATGATATTAAGAGCTGGGAAACCCTTAATGATGTAGAGCAACAAGCAACTATGCGAGTGTTTACTGGGTTAACCATGCTCGACACCATTCAAGGAACTGTTGGGGCAGTATCACTTATCCCAGATGCGCTTACCCCGCATGAAGAGGCGGTACTCACCAATATTGCGTTTATGGAATCCGTTCACGCAAAGAGCTATTCCTCGATATTTATGACGCTCGCGTCCACTCCGGAAATCAACGACGCTTTCCGGTGGTCAGAAGAAAACGAAAACCTACAGAAAAAAGCGGAGATCATTCTTTCCTATTACGAGGGCGAAGACGGCCTTAAGCGGAAAGTTGCTTCAACTTTATTGGAGTCGTTCCTCTTTTACTCCGGCTTCTATTTGCCGATGTACTGGTCCAGCCACGCTAAACTAACTAACACTGCAGACGTTATTCGCTTGATTATTCGAGACGAGGCGGTGCATGGCTACTACATCGGTTATAAGTACCAAAAGGGTCTCGAATTAGTAAGTGAAGCCAAGCGGGAAGAAATGAAGGAATACACATTTGACCTGCTGTACGACCTCTATGAAAACGAAACCCAATACACGGAGGACCTTTACGATGAACTCGGCTGGACCGAAGATGTAAAACGCTTCCTACGGTATAACGCCAACAAAGCACTCAATAACCTTGGCTACGAAGGACTATTCCCCGCAGACGAATGTAAAGTATCCCCAGCCATTCTGTCTGCCCTATCTCCGAACTCTGGTGAAAACCACGATTTCTTCTCCGGCGCAGGATCCTCATATGTGATCGGCAAAACCGAACCCACCCATGATGATGACTGGGACTTCTAA
- a CDS encoding ferritin gives MTIPAKLSEAFNRQVTAELEASLVYLQLSYVLNDLGLVGMSSWMKLQAEEELTHAQMFADHLMDRDVVPTIGAIDAPAISAKTAIEAFEASLAHERKISGMIRELAALAQDERDFDSRPLLDTFISEQIEEESTVKEILDRLRLIGQDGSGLLRIDAELGSRTTED, from the coding sequence ATGACTATTCCAGCAAAACTTTCCGAAGCTTTTAACCGTCAAGTTACTGCCGAACTCGAAGCTTCATTGGTATATCTCCAGCTCTCCTATGTTCTTAATGACCTTGGCCTCGTTGGCATGAGCAGTTGGATGAAGCTCCAAGCAGAAGAAGAGCTCACCCACGCACAAATGTTCGCAGACCATCTTATGGATCGCGATGTTGTTCCTACCATTGGCGCGATCGACGCTCCCGCTATTTCAGCTAAGACCGCAATTGAGGCATTCGAGGCATCCCTCGCTCATGAACGCAAGATTTCTGGCATGATTCGCGAACTAGCAGCATTGGCACAAGACGAGCGCGACTTCGACTCACGCCCGCTGCTTGATACCTTTATTTCCGAACAGATCGAAGAAGAATCCACTGTAAAGGAAATTTTGGATCGCCTCCGCCTTATTGGTCAGGACGGCTCCGGCCTTTTGCGTATCGACGCCGAGCTTGGCTCACGCACCACGGAAGACTAA
- the nrdE gene encoding class 1b ribonucleoside-diphosphate reductase subunit alpha: MGKTVAEPVRTAEQLDYHALNAMLNLFDENKQIQFDKDRQAANQYFLQHVNQNTVFFHDLEEKFDYLLENHYYDPKVVEQYDFAFIKSLFKRAYAVKFRFPTFLGAYKYYTSYTLKTFDGRRYLERYEDRVCMVALTLAAGNEEMAEHLVDEIMSGRFQPATPTFLNCGKAQRGEPVSCFLLRIEDNMESIGRAINSALQLSKRGGGVALLLSNLRESGAPIKKIENQSSGVIPVMKLLEDSFSYANQLGARQGAGAVYLHAHHPDIMKFLDTKRENADEKIRIKTLSLGVVIPDITFELAKRNDDMYLFSPYDVERVYGKPFADVPISEHYEEMVEDPRIRKSKVNARKFFETLAEIQFESGYPYIMFEDTANRANPIAGRITHSNLCSEILQVSTASIFNPDLTYEHIGEDISCNLGSLNIAKAMDSPDFSKTVETAIRGLTAVSEQTSIDSVPSIRVGNDAAHAIGLGQMNLHGFLGREHIHYGSEEALDFTNAYFATVMYEAIKASCTIAKERGTRFVGFEDSKYADGSFFDNYDPADFAPKTERVKELFEQSSIQTPTAEQWEALKADVAKYGLFNRYLQAVPPTGSISYINNSTSSIHPIAAPIEIRKEGKIGRVYYPAPYMTNENREYYRDAYDIGFEKLIDTYAVATKYVDQGLSLTLFFKDTATTRDINRAQIYAWKKGIKTIYYIRLRQTALEGTEQQDCVSCTL, from the coding sequence ATGGGGAAGACTGTCGCAGAGCCAGTGCGCACAGCCGAACAGTTGGACTACCATGCACTCAATGCCATGTTGAATTTGTTTGATGAGAATAAACAAATTCAATTTGATAAGGATCGTCAGGCTGCAAACCAGTACTTCCTCCAGCATGTAAATCAAAACACTGTTTTTTTCCATGATCTGGAAGAAAAATTTGATTACTTATTAGAGAACCACTATTACGATCCCAAAGTGGTGGAGCAATATGACTTCGCCTTTATTAAATCCCTTTTTAAACGTGCGTATGCGGTGAAATTCCGATTCCCCACGTTCCTCGGGGCTTATAAGTACTACACGTCTTATACATTGAAGACATTTGACGGCCGACGTTACCTTGAGCGCTATGAAGACCGCGTATGTATGGTGGCACTTACCCTTGCCGCAGGCAACGAAGAAATGGCAGAGCACCTAGTAGACGAGATTATGTCGGGACGCTTCCAGCCAGCCACACCAACATTCCTTAACTGTGGAAAAGCGCAGCGTGGCGAACCAGTTTCTTGCTTCCTTCTTCGCATCGAAGACAATATGGAATCTATCGGTCGTGCCATTAACTCCGCCCTGCAACTCTCCAAACGGGGTGGTGGTGTAGCCCTGTTGCTTAGTAACCTACGGGAATCCGGTGCGCCAATTAAAAAGATTGAAAACCAATCTTCTGGCGTTATTCCAGTAATGAAACTTCTTGAAGATTCATTCTCCTATGCAAACCAGCTTGGCGCCCGCCAAGGTGCTGGGGCGGTATATTTGCACGCACACCATCCGGATATTATGAAATTCCTGGACACTAAGCGGGAAAATGCGGATGAAAAAATCCGCATTAAAACATTGTCACTTGGCGTGGTGATTCCGGATATCACATTCGAATTGGCAAAACGTAATGATGATATGTACCTGTTCTCCCCATACGATGTTGAACGGGTGTATGGAAAACCGTTTGCGGACGTGCCAATTTCCGAACACTATGAGGAAATGGTTGAGGATCCACGGATTCGGAAGTCCAAAGTAAACGCCCGCAAATTCTTTGAAACCCTTGCTGAGATCCAATTTGAATCCGGCTATCCCTATATTATGTTCGAGGATACGGCCAATCGGGCAAACCCTATTGCCGGTCGCATTACCCATTCGAACCTATGCTCGGAAATCCTGCAGGTTTCCACGGCGTCGATATTCAACCCAGACCTGACCTACGAACATATTGGGGAAGACATCTCCTGCAACTTGGGATCGCTCAATATCGCGAAAGCAATGGATTCGCCGGACTTCTCCAAAACAGTGGAAACCGCAATTCGCGGGCTGACCGCCGTATCAGAGCAAACATCTATTGACTCAGTTCCATCAATCCGAGTAGGAAATGATGCTGCCCACGCAATTGGTCTTGGGCAAATGAACCTGCATGGATTCCTTGGCCGTGAGCACATCCACTACGGTTCCGAAGAAGCCTTAGACTTTACAAACGCCTACTTTGCGACCGTGATGTACGAAGCAATTAAAGCCTCGTGCACTATTGCAAAGGAACGTGGAACACGATTCGTCGGGTTTGAAGACTCTAAGTATGCGGATGGTTCCTTCTTTGATAACTACGACCCTGCAGATTTTGCGCCAAAGACTGAGCGAGTTAAAGAACTATTCGAACAATCTTCGATTCAAACCCCTACCGCTGAACAGTGGGAAGCCCTTAAAGCAGATGTTGCCAAGTATGGGCTCTTTAACCGATATCTCCAGGCAGTTCCACCAACTGGATCGATCTCTTATATTAATAATTCAACGTCGTCGATCCACCCGATTGCGGCCCCGATTGAAATTAGAAAAGAAGGCAAGATCGGTCGTGTGTACTACCCGGCGCCATATATGACCAATGAGAATCGAGAGTACTATCGTGACGCCTACGATATTGGCTTTGAAAAGCTCATTGATACCTATGCCGTGGCAACAAAGTATGTGGACCAAGGCTTGTCACTAACACTGTTCTTTAAAGACACCGCCACCACCCGCGATATCAACCGGGCCCAGATCTATGCCTGGAAGAAGGGTATTAAAACGATCTACTATATTCGCCTGCGTCAGACCGCATTGGAAGGCACCGAACAGCAAGATTGTGTGAGCTGTACGCTTTAA
- a CDS encoding carbohydrate kinase family protein translates to MITVCGEGLIDLVPTSTAPLAPLQPALGGGPFNVAIAAARLGAPTRFLSRLSNDAFGEALVGRLREEQVDISLVQRGPEPTTLAVTSLGIDGSASYTFYTEGTADRYIEPDMGLQTGIACFGTCSLALEPGASRYAELLRTLSDSGAFIALDPNIRPFYATAAHHKFLHALLPYVTLLKLSDEEVEFLGPSDVPARVITRGAQGLRVEARGMLIDVPSPPVTVQDTIGAGDTIMGALLAQIELYGGADPRQFIADLTADQWRELLQYAATAAAITCSRVGANPPTRSEVDHTLEI, encoded by the coding sequence ATGATTACGGTTTGCGGTGAAGGTTTAATTGACCTAGTACCAACATCTACCGCGCCGCTGGCACCATTGCAGCCTGCGCTTGGTGGGGGTCCGTTTAATGTGGCTATTGCGGCAGCGCGTCTAGGTGCGCCTACTCGTTTTCTTTCTCGATTGTCTAATGACGCCTTCGGGGAAGCATTGGTTGGTCGGTTGCGCGAAGAGCAGGTGGATATTTCCCTGGTTCAGCGTGGCCCCGAGCCGACCACGCTTGCAGTAACATCCTTAGGTATCGATGGCAGCGCTAGCTATACCTTTTATACCGAGGGCACGGCGGATCGCTATATTGAGCCTGATATGGGGCTCCAGACCGGTATTGCGTGCTTTGGCACCTGTTCCCTGGCATTGGAACCGGGTGCTTCCCGCTATGCCGAGCTCCTGCGCACACTTTCGGATAGTGGCGCTTTTATTGCCTTAGATCCGAATATACGTCCGTTTTATGCAACGGCGGCGCACCACAAATTCCTGCACGCTCTCTTGCCGTATGTCACCCTGCTAAAACTCTCCGATGAAGAAGTGGAGTTTTTGGGCCCCAGCGATGTTCCGGCTCGCGTGATTACGCGTGGCGCGCAGGGGTTGCGCGTAGAGGCACGTGGCATGCTTATCGACGTCCCGTCACCACCGGTTACTGTTCAGGATACGATTGGTGCGGGCGATACGATTATGGGTGCACTTTTAGCACAAATTGAATTGTATGGTGGGGCTGATCCCCGCCAATTTATTGCAGACCTTACTGCTGACCAATGGCGTGAGCTGTTGCAATATGCCGCCACAGCGGCCGCGATTACATGCTCCAGGGTGGGCGCGAATCCACCCACTCGAAGCGAGGTGGACCATACCTTAGAAATCTAA